A stretch of the Tardiphaga sp. 709 genome encodes the following:
- a CDS encoding AraC family transcriptional regulator, protein MQATTLFQSNAITVTDYRCTAGPDDRPFSEHHAGHSLSYVRKGSFGCHCRGQSHELIAGALLIGHPGDEYTCHHEHHGCGDECLSFSFAPELIDTVGDARDIWQQGAIAPRAELMVLGELAQASAGAHSDLGLDEIGYAFAARFVDVVSGEPRRHVTGNARDRRRAVEAALWIDAHASEEIDLDAAAHQAGLSPFHFLRLFRNVLGVTPHQYLVRARLRRAANLLAEQDHAITDIAFDVGFGDLSNFVRSFHRAAGVSPRAFRQASRGDRKIFQERLAVH, encoded by the coding sequence ATGCAGGCAACAACACTGTTCCAAAGCAACGCGATCACCGTCACGGACTATCGCTGTACGGCGGGTCCGGACGACCGGCCGTTTTCCGAACACCACGCCGGCCATTCGCTCTCTTATGTTCGCAAGGGCAGTTTCGGCTGTCACTGCCGCGGACAGTCGCACGAACTCATCGCCGGCGCGCTGCTGATCGGGCACCCCGGCGACGAATATACCTGCCATCACGAACATCACGGCTGCGGCGACGAATGCCTGTCCTTCTCCTTCGCGCCTGAGCTGATCGACACCGTCGGCGACGCCAGGGACATCTGGCAGCAGGGCGCCATCGCGCCACGCGCCGAACTGATGGTGCTTGGCGAGCTCGCTCAGGCAAGTGCCGGCGCCCATAGCGATCTCGGGCTCGATGAGATCGGTTATGCGTTTGCCGCGCGTTTTGTCGACGTCGTCTCGGGCGAGCCGCGCAGGCATGTGACCGGCAATGCACGGGATCGCCGGCGCGCGGTCGAGGCCGCGCTGTGGATCGACGCCCATGCCAGCGAGGAGATCGACCTCGATGCGGCCGCCCATCAGGCCGGACTGAGTCCGTTTCATTTCCTACGCCTGTTCAGGAACGTGCTCGGCGTGACACCGCACCAGTATCTGGTGCGCGCGCGGCTGCGGCGGGCTGCAAACCTGCTGGCCGAGCAAGACCACGCCATTACCGACATCGCCTTCGATGTCGGCTTCGGCGATCTCTCGAATTTCGTGCGCAGCTTCCATCGCGCCGCCGGCGTCTCGCCCCGCGCATTTCGACAGGCTTCGCGCGGCGACCGCAAGATTTTCCAAGAACGGCTGGCCGTGCACTGA
- a CDS encoding NAD-dependent epimerase/dehydratase family protein — translation MRLFVFGLGYSANRFLAQHGGQFTGIAGTVRTAGKSAALAPARDIETLVFNPDVADPRIADYLAKADALLVSIPPGADGDPVLQTFGSEIAASGIRRIVYLSSVGVYGDHQGAWIDETAPVYGEGRRKARIDAEAGWSAVAGNRTTILRIAGIYGPGRNALENLKAGKAHRIVKPGQVFNRIHVDDIAAAIAAAFDYAKTGIWNLCDDEPAPPQDVVTFAASLMGIAPPPEQNFDDAEMSPMARSFYASNNRISNARLKRELGVKLAFPTYREGLTALWQQRET, via the coding sequence GTGCGTCTTTTCGTCTTCGGGCTCGGCTACAGCGCAAACCGCTTCCTCGCGCAGCATGGCGGTCAATTCACCGGGATTGCCGGCACCGTCCGCACGGCCGGCAAGTCGGCAGCCTTGGCGCCAGCCCGCGATATCGAGACGCTCGTCTTCAACCCGGACGTCGCCGATCCCCGCATTGCCGATTACCTCGCAAAGGCCGACGCACTGCTCGTCTCGATTCCGCCCGGCGCGGACGGCGATCCCGTGTTGCAGACTTTTGGCTCCGAGATTGCCGCCAGCGGCATCCGACGGATCGTCTATCTCTCCAGCGTCGGGGTTTACGGCGACCATCAGGGCGCCTGGATCGACGAAACTGCCCCGGTTTACGGCGAGGGCCGGCGCAAGGCACGCATCGATGCCGAAGCCGGCTGGTCTGCCGTGGCCGGCAATCGCACGACAATTCTGCGCATCGCTGGCATCTACGGCCCCGGCCGCAATGCGCTGGAAAATCTCAAAGCCGGCAAGGCCCATCGCATCGTCAAGCCGGGTCAGGTATTCAACCGCATTCATGTGGATGACATCGCGGCGGCCATCGCCGCTGCCTTCGATTACGCGAAGACCGGCATCTGGAATCTGTGCGACGACGAACCCGCGCCGCCGCAGGACGTCGTGACATTTGCCGCTTCGCTGATGGGAATCGCGCCGCCGCCCGAACAGAATTTCGATGACGCCGAGATGAGCCCGATGGCGCGCAGCTTCTATGCCAGCAACAACCGCATCTCGAATGCACGGCTGAAACGCGAGCTCGGCGTGAAGCTCGCGTTTCCGACCTATCGCGAAGGCCTCACGGCGCTGTGGCAGCAGCGCGAGACTTAA
- a CDS encoding MATE family efflux transporter, translating to MSDAVVAEPRLVDADKQPLPSLKAPAKNPLLDHPILPTILRLAWPNVVALTAGAVVVIFETTYVGRLGTEALAAMALVFPFVMLTMTMSGGAMGGGVSSAIARAIGAGDRERASTLAGHALLIALCFGLTFTVGMLTFGSMLLQLLGGRGNVLSQAQGYITVFFAGGVIPWLLNTFAAILRGTGNMKIPSAMQMAGAALQVVLGGVLGLGFGPIPQFGMPGVAAGTLIAFTIGTGVMGWYVFSGRARVRPQIKGFRIQRGMFFDILKVGAIACFNPLQGVLTLLIFTHMLAHYGTAVLAGYGIGARLEFMLSTLAFAVGIASVPIVGMAIGAGRVARARRVTWTGSVIAFGVVGLLGTLIAIFPDAWVSLFTNDAGVRAASRTYLATCAPMYAFLGLSTVAYFASQGAAKVLGPVLAQTARLVFVSVGGWWLLSIDASATSFFWLAAASMVLLGVLSALSVLLTSWGPKAGPVPEIRPELV from the coding sequence ATGTCCGACGCTGTCGTCGCCGAACCCCGATTGGTCGATGCCGACAAGCAGCCGCTTCCGAGCCTGAAGGCGCCGGCCAAAAATCCCCTGCTGGATCATCCCATTCTGCCGACCATTCTGCGGCTGGCCTGGCCCAATGTCGTCGCGCTGACGGCGGGCGCCGTCGTCGTTATTTTCGAGACCACCTATGTCGGCCGGCTCGGCACCGAAGCATTGGCGGCGATGGCGCTGGTGTTTCCCTTCGTGATGCTGACCATGACCATGTCCGGCGGCGCCATGGGCGGCGGTGTGTCATCGGCGATTGCGCGGGCGATCGGTGCGGGCGACCGCGAGCGGGCCTCGACACTGGCCGGGCACGCGCTGCTAATCGCCCTCTGCTTCGGCCTCACCTTCACGGTCGGCATGCTGACCTTCGGCTCCATGCTGCTGCAACTGCTTGGTGGCCGCGGCAATGTGCTGAGCCAGGCGCAGGGCTACATCACCGTCTTCTTCGCTGGTGGCGTGATCCCCTGGCTGCTGAATACCTTTGCGGCGATCCTGCGCGGCACCGGCAACATGAAGATCCCCTCCGCCATGCAGATGGCGGGGGCCGCCTTGCAGGTGGTTCTCGGTGGCGTGCTGGGCCTCGGCTTCGGTCCGATCCCGCAATTCGGCATGCCCGGCGTCGCGGCGGGCACGCTGATTGCGTTCACGATCGGCACAGGCGTCATGGGCTGGTATGTCTTTTCCGGTCGTGCGCGAGTCCGGCCTCAGATCAAGGGCTTTCGCATTCAGCGCGGAATGTTCTTCGATATTCTGAAAGTGGGTGCCATCGCCTGTTTCAATCCGCTACAGGGCGTTCTGACTCTCCTGATTTTCACTCATATGCTGGCGCATTACGGCACCGCGGTGCTGGCCGGCTACGGCATCGGTGCGCGGCTCGAATTCATGCTGAGCACGCTGGCTTTCGCGGTGGGTATCGCGTCGGTGCCGATCGTCGGCATGGCAATCGGCGCTGGCCGCGTCGCGCGTGCGCGCCGCGTGACCTGGACTGGCAGCGTAATCGCCTTCGGTGTCGTCGGCCTGCTCGGCACACTGATCGCGATCTTCCCCGATGCTTGGGTCAGTCTGTTCACCAATGATGCCGGTGTGCGCGCGGCAAGCCGGACCTATCTGGCCACCTGCGCGCCAATGTATGCCTTTCTGGGGCTGTCCACGGTGGCCTATTTTGCCTCGCAGGGCGCCGCCAAGGTGCTCGGCCCGGTGCTAGCGCAAACCGCGCGGCTGGTCTTCGTCAGCGTTGGCGGCTGGTGGCTGCTGTCTATCGATGCCTCGGCCACAAGCTTTTTCTGGCTCGCGGCGGCGTCTATGGTGCTGCTCGGCGTGCTGTCGGCACTCAGCGTACTGCTGACGTCGTGGGGACCGAAGGCTGGCCCCGTGCCCGAGATCCGGCCGGAGCTCGTCTGA
- a CDS encoding methylated-DNA--[protein]-cysteine S-methyltransferase, translated as MAGHGYTTFDTSVGRCGIAWGDAGIVGVQLPEAREIETRRRLLQQFPDAREFRPPADVDYAIEGIVALLRGQAVDLVDVPVDMHGLPLFNCRVYEAIRMIPRGETRTHAEIAAKLGASGAIYSVGQAIARNPFAILVPCHRALAVAGQTSGFAGNGGIITKSRLLSIEGAVAGRTTTLFDALLSVAPLRPQG; from the coding sequence ATGGCTGGGCACGGATACACAACCTTCGACACGTCGGTGGGCCGATGCGGTATCGCATGGGGCGATGCCGGCATTGTTGGCGTGCAACTGCCGGAAGCGCGCGAGATCGAGACCCGGCGCCGCCTGCTGCAGCAATTTCCCGATGCGCGCGAATTCCGGCCGCCCGCCGATGTCGACTACGCCATCGAGGGCATCGTTGCGCTGCTGCGCGGGCAAGCCGTCGACCTCGTCGATGTGCCAGTCGATATGCATGGCCTGCCGCTGTTCAATTGCCGTGTCTATGAGGCGATCCGGATGATCCCGCGTGGCGAAACCCGCACCCATGCGGAGATAGCAGCAAAGCTCGGCGCCAGCGGCGCGATCTATTCGGTCGGCCAGGCCATCGCGCGCAATCCGTTTGCGATCCTCGTACCATGCCACCGTGCACTGGCCGTTGCGGGCCAGACCAGCGGCTTTGCCGGCAATGGCGGCATCATCACCAAGTCGCGGCTGCTCTCGATCGAGGGCGCGGTGGCCGGCCGGACGACCACCCTGTTCGACGCCCTGCTGTCGGTTGCCCCATTGCGCCCGCAGGGCTAA
- a CDS encoding LysR family transcriptional regulator, whose amino-acid sequence MARQTIDDLLAFFAVAKEASFTRAAAKLGVSQSALSHTIRGLEERLGLRLLTRTTRSVAPTEAGERLIRTIGPKLEEIDAELAAVTELREKPAGTIRITTGEHSAETIIWPALAKLLPRYPDIKAELVVDYGLIDIVAERYDAGVRLGEQVAKDMIAVRIGPDFRMVVVGAPSYFAKRPLPKRPQDLTAHDCINIRLPTMGGLYAWEFEKRGRALKVRVDGQIVFNNMSLRHKAVLSGLGLAYLPEDRVRDHIASGRLVQVLDDWCQPFSGYHLYYPSRRQSTPAFAALVEALRYRG is encoded by the coding sequence ATGGCCCGCCAGACAATCGACGACCTCCTTGCTTTCTTCGCCGTCGCGAAAGAAGCGAGCTTCACGCGCGCAGCCGCCAAGCTCGGCGTCTCGCAATCCGCGCTCAGCCACACCATTCGCGGCCTTGAGGAGCGGCTCGGACTGCGGCTCCTCACCCGAACGACCCGCAGCGTGGCGCCGACCGAGGCGGGTGAACGCCTGATCCGGACGATCGGCCCGAAGCTGGAAGAGATCGACGCCGAACTCGCGGCTGTCACGGAGCTGCGCGAGAAGCCGGCCGGCACTATCCGCATCACCACCGGTGAGCATTCCGCCGAGACGATCATCTGGCCCGCCCTCGCGAAGTTGCTGCCACGCTATCCCGACATCAAGGCCGAACTCGTCGTCGATTACGGCCTCATCGATATCGTTGCGGAACGCTACGATGCCGGCGTTCGCCTGGGCGAACAGGTCGCAAAAGACATGATCGCCGTCCGGATCGGGCCGGACTTTCGCATGGTCGTGGTCGGCGCACCGTCCTACTTCGCCAAACGCCCGCTGCCGAAACGCCCGCAAGATCTCACCGCGCATGACTGCATCAATATCCGTCTGCCGACCATGGGCGGCCTCTATGCGTGGGAGTTCGAGAAGCGCGGGCGCGCTTTGAAAGTGCGCGTCGATGGCCAGATCGTGTTCAACAACATGTCGCTGCGCCACAAGGCGGTGCTGAGCGGACTGGGGCTGGCCTATTTACCCGAGGATCGCGTGCGCGATCACATTGCCTCAGGCCGGCTTGTTCAGGTGCTGGACGATTGGTGCCAACCGTTCTCGGGCTATCACCTTTATTATCCGAGCCGCCGGCAATCGACACCCGCATTTGCGGCGCTGGTTGAAGCGTTGCGTTACCGCGGCTAA
- the garD gene encoding galactarate dehydratase: protein MATTLAADAYAPRYIKLNARDNVAIIVNDFGLPAGTRMIGGLELRHFVPQGHKVALEDIAKDAPIIRYGEIIGYALDMISAGEWVEEARIHMPDAPDLDSLEIANAVPEPQPPLNDYTFEGFRNRDGSVGVKNILAISTSVQCVAGTLEFALKRIKAELLPRYPNVDDVVAVTHGYGCGVAINAPDAYIPIRTLQNIARNPNFGGEVMVVGLGCEKLAPERLLPKEDPSSMMRLQDEGNQSFGDMVDTIITMAEARLKILNQRKRETCPASDLVIGLQCGGSDAFSGVTANPALGFASDLLVRAGATVMFSEVTEVRDAIELLTRRAINADVGRALIREMDWYDSYLARGGADRSANTTPGNKKGGLANIVEKSLGSIVKSGSSAISGVIGPGERATTKGLLFAATPASDFVCGTLQLAAGMQMQIFTTGRGTPYGLAQAPVIKVSTRTELAKRWSDLIDFDAGRIASGEMTIEEAGWELFQLILDVASGRKQVWADKWGLHNDLVLFNPAPVT from the coding sequence ATGGCCACCACGCTGGCAGCAGATGCATATGCGCCGCGCTACATCAAACTGAATGCGCGCGACAACGTCGCCATCATCGTCAATGATTTTGGCCTGCCTGCAGGCACCAGGATGATAGGTGGTCTGGAGCTGCGCCATTTCGTGCCGCAGGGGCACAAGGTGGCGCTGGAAGATATCGCCAAGGATGCGCCGATTATCCGCTACGGCGAGATCATCGGTTATGCACTGGATATGATTTCGGCCGGCGAATGGGTCGAGGAGGCGCGTATCCACATGCCCGATGCGCCGGACCTCGACAGCCTTGAGATTGCCAATGCGGTTCCCGAACCGCAGCCGCCGCTGAACGACTACACATTCGAAGGTTTTCGCAATCGCGACGGCTCCGTCGGCGTGAAGAACATTCTCGCCATCAGCACCTCGGTGCAGTGCGTCGCCGGCACGCTTGAATTTGCACTGAAGCGCATCAAGGCCGAGCTGCTGCCGCGCTATCCGAATGTCGATGACGTCGTCGCCGTCACCCATGGCTATGGCTGTGGCGTCGCCATCAATGCGCCGGATGCCTATATCCCGATCCGGACGCTGCAGAACATCGCGCGCAATCCGAATTTCGGCGGCGAGGTGATGGTGGTCGGCCTTGGCTGCGAGAAGCTCGCACCGGAGCGTTTGCTGCCGAAGGAGGATCCTTCCAGCATGATGCGTCTGCAAGACGAGGGCAATCAGAGCTTTGGCGATATGGTGGATACCATCATCACCATGGCCGAAGCGCGCTTGAAAATCCTGAACCAGCGCAAGCGGGAGACCTGTCCGGCTTCCGACCTCGTGATCGGCTTGCAATGTGGTGGCAGTGATGCGTTTTCCGGCGTGACCGCCAATCCGGCGCTCGGCTTCGCCAGCGATCTGCTGGTGCGCGCCGGCGCAACGGTGATGTTCTCCGAAGTCACCGAAGTGCGCGATGCCATCGAGCTGCTGACGCGACGCGCCATCAATGCCGATGTCGGCCGAGCGCTGATACGCGAGATGGATTGGTACGACTCCTATCTGGCGCGGGGCGGCGCCGATCGCAGCGCCAATACGACGCCCGGCAACAAGAAGGGGGGTCTCGCCAATATCGTCGAGAAGTCGCTCGGCTCGATCGTTAAGTCCGGATCATCAGCGATCAGCGGCGTCATCGGCCCGGGCGAACGCGCGACGACGAAGGGACTGCTGTTTGCAGCAACACCGGCCAGCGATTTCGTCTGCGGCACGTTGCAGCTCGCCGCTGGCATGCAGATGCAGATATTCACCACGGGACGCGGTACGCCCTATGGGCTGGCACAGGCGCCCGTGATCAAGGTTTCGACGCGCACCGAACTGGCGAAACGCTGGTCAGACCTGATCGATTTCGACGCCGGCCGCATTGCCAGTGGCGAAATGACCATCGAAGAAGCCGGCTGGGAGCTGTTCCAGCTGATCCTCGACGTCGCCAGTGGCCGCAAGCAGGTCTGGGCGGACAAGTGGGGGCTGCACAACGATCTGGTGCTGTTCAACCCCGCACCGGTCACCTGA
- a CDS encoding outer membrane protein, which translates to MKKLLLSTAALALVALAAPASAADLAARPYTKAPAYAPATPIYNWTGFYIGGHVGGAFPGEDNALIGSRDGTFMGGVQGGYDYQFAPNWVFGLEANYSFKDTNSNFDNRGLGSVTGRLGYTWGPALVYAKGGYAWADSRFTNGFGGNGGRDGYTVGGGLEYLFTQNWSGKVEYQYYDFGNVTFLTPALAVGGFKNDEHTIKAGLNYRFNLGNFGAGFVQ; encoded by the coding sequence ATGAAGAAGCTTCTACTGTCTACCGCTGCTCTGGCCCTCGTCGCCTTGGCTGCTCCTGCGTCTGCTGCTGACCTGGCTGCACGCCCCTACACCAAGGCTCCGGCCTATGCTCCGGCTACTCCGATCTACAACTGGACCGGCTTCTACATCGGTGGTCACGTCGGCGGCGCGTTCCCGGGTGAAGACAACGCACTGATCGGCAGCCGCGACGGCACGTTCATGGGCGGTGTGCAGGGTGGTTACGACTACCAGTTCGCGCCGAACTGGGTGTTCGGTCTCGAAGCCAATTACAGCTTCAAGGACACCAACAGCAACTTCGACAATCGTGGCCTCGGTTCGGTCACCGGTCGTCTCGGCTACACCTGGGGTCCGGCCCTGGTATACGCCAAGGGCGGTTACGCCTGGGCTGACTCGCGCTTCACCAATGGCTTCGGCGGCAACGGCGGTCGCGATGGCTACACGGTTGGCGGCGGTCTCGAATATCTGTTCACCCAGAACTGGTCGGGCAAGGTCGAATATCAGTATTACGACTTCGGCAACGTCACCTTCCTCACGCCAGCTCTCGCTGTCGGCGGATTCAAGAACGACGAGCACACGATCAAGGCTGGCCTGAACTATCGCTTCAATCTGGGCAATTTCGGCGCAGGCTTCGTTCAGTAA
- a CDS encoding aldo/keto reductase: protein MKTRILGRNGLEVSAIGLGCMGMSFGYGPPADTTEMTALIRAAVERGVTFFDTAEVYGPFTNEELVGAALAPVRDQVVIATKFGFRLDPATGQQVGLDSRPAHIREVAEASLKRLNIDAIDLFYQHRVDPDVPIEDVAGAVKDLIAEGKVKHFGLSEPGVTTIRRAHAVQPITAIQSEYSLWTRGPEKEVLPTLEELGIGFVPYSPLGKGFLTGAMNESTTLDSGDFRNILPRFTPEARKANQALVDLLGEIARRKQATPAQIALAWLLAQKPWIVPIPGTTKLHRLEENLGAAAIELTSDDLRDIDSAAAKITVQGNRYPDRLEAMTGR from the coding sequence ATGAAGACACGCATACTCGGACGCAATGGACTGGAAGTCTCGGCCATCGGGCTCGGCTGTATGGGGATGAGCTTCGGCTACGGGCCTCCGGCCGACACAACAGAAATGACCGCACTGATCCGCGCGGCTGTCGAGCGCGGCGTGACGTTCTTCGATACCGCCGAAGTCTATGGTCCGTTCACCAATGAAGAACTCGTCGGCGCAGCGCTCGCGCCGGTTCGCGATCAGGTCGTCATCGCCACCAAATTCGGCTTCAGGCTCGATCCCGCGACCGGTCAGCAGGTCGGTCTCGACAGCCGACCCGCGCATATTCGCGAGGTCGCCGAAGCATCGCTCAAACGCTTGAATATCGATGCCATCGATTTGTTCTACCAGCACCGCGTCGATCCCGACGTGCCGATCGAGGATGTGGCCGGTGCGGTGAAGGATCTGATTGCCGAGGGCAAGGTGAAGCACTTTGGCCTGTCCGAACCCGGCGTGACGACAATTCGCCGCGCCCATGCCGTGCAGCCGATCACTGCCATCCAGAGCGAATATTCGCTGTGGACGCGTGGCCCGGAAAAGGAAGTGCTGCCGACGCTCGAAGAACTCGGGATCGGTTTCGTCCCCTACAGCCCGCTCGGTAAGGGCTTTCTCACGGGTGCCATGAATGAGAGCACGACGCTCGACAGCGGTGATTTCCGCAACATTCTCCCGCGCTTCACGCCCGAAGCGCGTAAGGCCAATCAGGCGCTGGTTGATTTGCTCGGCGAGATCGCCAGACGGAAGCAGGCGACGCCGGCACAGATAGCGCTGGCATGGCTGCTGGCCCAGAAGCCGTGGATCGTGCCGATCCCGGGCACCACGAAACTGCATAGGCTTGAGGAAAATCTCGGTGCGGCGGCTATAGAGCTGACATCAGACGATCTGCGGGACATTGACAGCGCTGCTGCAAAAATCACCGTGCAGGGTAACCGCTATCCGGACAGGTTGGAGGCGATGACCGGCCGGTAG
- a CDS encoding Crp/Fnr family transcriptional regulator has translation MLSPNSGGPLDNKLLSTLPRSELEMLLPNLSTRNLPQGQVLLESGEEFDQIYFPHSGMLSLLVVMQDGKAIETSTVGREGVVGAMAGIGLYKSSVRVVVQLSMTCTLIAASQLRKAVAANEVIRKLCIDYNEVLLMQSRVTAGCNALHPIDQRFCRWLLQSSDRAASDTVELTQEFLSEMLGVRRTSVTDVASNLQKAGIITYARGTIKILDRQKVEDLSCECFQRLSSAN, from the coding sequence ATGCTGTCGCCGAATTCAGGCGGTCCCTTGGACAACAAGCTGCTCTCGACCTTGCCGCGCTCCGAACTCGAGATGCTCCTTCCCAATCTTTCAACCCGGAATCTCCCGCAAGGGCAGGTGTTGCTGGAATCCGGTGAGGAGTTCGACCAGATCTACTTCCCTCACAGCGGGATGCTCTCCTTGCTCGTTGTCATGCAGGACGGCAAGGCCATCGAGACATCGACGGTCGGACGTGAGGGCGTCGTCGGGGCGATGGCGGGAATCGGCCTCTACAAGTCGTCGGTCCGCGTCGTCGTTCAGCTTTCTATGACCTGCACGCTGATCGCGGCATCGCAGTTGAGGAAGGCAGTCGCGGCGAACGAGGTCATCCGGAAGCTGTGCATCGACTACAACGAAGTGCTGCTTATGCAGTCGCGCGTCACCGCCGGCTGCAACGCGCTACATCCCATCGACCAGAGGTTCTGCCGCTGGCTGCTCCAGTCGTCCGATCGTGCCGCAAGCGATACGGTCGAGCTGACGCAGGAGTTCCTTTCCGAGATGCTGGGTGTGCGACGTACGTCGGTCACGGACGTCGCGAGCAATCTGCAGAAGGCGGGCATCATTACCTACGCGCGCGGGACCATCAAAATACTTGACCGACAGAAGGTCGAAGACTTGTCGTGCGAGTGCTTCCAAAGGCTTTCAAGCGCTAACTAA
- a CDS encoding SRPBCC family protein, whose product MASIHKEIFLGAPADDVWSALADFGALHTRLVPGFVTDTKLDGDARIVTFANGSIARERLVTCDHDRRRLVYAIVSERISQHSASAQVFANGDARCRFVWTADVLPNEIAPYMSSQMDLGLAAMQKQFGKAAR is encoded by the coding sequence ATGGCATCGATTCACAAAGAGATTTTCCTCGGCGCACCGGCAGACGATGTCTGGTCCGCACTGGCCGACTTCGGCGCGCTGCACACCCGGCTGGTGCCGGGATTCGTCACTGACACAAAGCTGGACGGCGACGCACGTATCGTGACGTTCGCCAATGGGTCCATCGCACGCGAAAGACTGGTCACTTGCGACCACGACCGACGGCGCCTCGTCTATGCCATCGTCAGCGAACGTATCAGCCAGCACAGCGCGTCAGCGCAGGTGTTTGCCAATGGCGATGCGCGCTGCCGGTTTGTCTGGACGGCCGACGTGCTGCCGAATGAAATCGCGCCTTATATGAGCAGCCAGATGGATCTGGGCCTCGCAGCGATGCAGAAGCAATTCGGGAAAGCCGCGCGATGA
- a CDS encoding sorbosone dehydrogenase family protein, translated as MRQKFLLSACLVALALPLAGCNEKSTIASGEDFGPSPKLVEPNKSLIPTVNVSKAVGWPAGAKPKAADGMTVNAFARGLDHPRTVYVLPNGDVLVAESNAPPKPEDGKGIKGWVMKLVMGHAGAGTPTANRISLLRDADGDGIAETRTAFLEGLNSPFGMVLVGDEFFVANADAVVKFPYRTDDTRITTPAVKVADLPGGPINHHWTKDLTASPDGTKLYATVGSNSNVGENGIDAEKDRAAVLEIDRATGASRVFASGLRNPNGPSWQPQSGALWVTVNERDEIGSDLVPDYMTSVKDGGFYGWPYSYYGQHVDVRVQPPRPDMVAKAIAPDYALGAHTASLGLTFNTGDLFPANMKNGAFIGQHGSWNRRPQSGYKVIFVPFTDGKPSGKPQDVLTGFLNDGGEAQGRPVGVRVDSKGALLVADDVGNTIWRVTPSGAKAASLQ; from the coding sequence ATGCGCCAGAAATTCCTGCTTTCCGCCTGTCTCGTCGCCCTGGCGCTGCCGCTGGCCGGATGCAATGAGAAATCCACCATCGCATCCGGCGAGGATTTCGGACCGTCGCCGAAGCTTGTCGAGCCCAACAAGTCGCTTATTCCAACGGTCAATGTCTCCAAGGCGGTCGGCTGGCCCGCCGGCGCCAAGCCGAAGGCTGCTGACGGCATGACGGTCAACGCTTTTGCGCGCGGGCTCGATCATCCCCGCACGGTCTATGTGTTGCCCAATGGCGATGTGCTGGTGGCAGAAAGCAATGCGCCACCGAAACCGGAAGATGGCAAGGGCATCAAGGGCTGGGTCATGAAACTGGTGATGGGCCATGCTGGCGCGGGCACGCCGACAGCAAATCGCATTTCGCTGCTGCGCGACGCAGACGGCGACGGCATCGCCGAGACCAGGACAGCGTTTCTCGAAGGGCTCAACTCACCCTTCGGCATGGTGCTGGTGGGCGACGAATTCTTTGTCGCCAATGCCGATGCCGTGGTGAAGTTTCCCTACAGGACCGATGATACTAGGATCACAACGCCTGCCGTGAAGGTGGCTGACCTGCCCGGCGGCCCGATCAATCACCACTGGACCAAGGATCTCACGGCGAGCCCCGACGGCACCAAACTTTATGCAACCGTCGGCTCCAACAGCAATGTTGGCGAGAACGGGATAGATGCCGAGAAAGACCGCGCCGCAGTGCTCGAGATCGACCGCGCGACCGGCGCCTCACGCGTCTTCGCATCCGGCCTGCGCAATCCCAACGGCCCGTCGTGGCAGCCGCAAAGTGGCGCGCTGTGGGTCACCGTCAACGAGCGCGACGAGATCGGCAGCGACCTTGTGCCGGACTATATGACCTCGGTGAAGGATGGCGGTTTCTATGGCTGGCCCTACAGCTATTACGGCCAGCATGTGGATGTCCGCGTGCAACCGCCACGTCCCGATATGGTCGCCAAAGCCATCGCGCCGGATTACGCGCTCGGCGCGCATACCGCGTCGCTCGGCCTAACGTTTAACACCGGCGATCTCTTCCCTGCCAACATGAAGAACGGCGCTTTCATCGGCCAGCACGGCTCGTGGAATCGGCGCCCGCAAAGCGGCTACAAGGTGATCTTCGTGCCCTTCACTGACGGCAAGCCATCGGGCAAGCCGCAGGATGTGCTCACCGGCTTCCTCAATGACGGTGGTGAAGCGCAGGGCCGCCCGGTCGGAGTGCGCGTCGATAGCAAGGGCGCATTGCTGGTGGCTGACGATGTCGGCAACACGATCTGGCGCGTGACGCCATCGGGCGCGAAAGCGGCGTCACTGCAATAA